The following proteins come from a genomic window of Candidatus Woesearchaeota archaeon:
- a CDS encoding radical SAM protein, giving the protein MDPIQGRRFENEFNLQWHITNKCNNSCKHCYINKKSSNLDELSLSESFKVIDDLVQFSELINLIPSISFTGGDPLLKKDINNLLAYANQNKVKIVMLGNASLLNKKNLEMLKKNNVSKYQLSFDGLKDTHDFIRGKGSFDENLEGIIKLRSHDIPVMIMSTVSKINYLDIPELIEFLVPRDILVFDFARLVPIGQGKRIKEECFKPFEYKTFLLQVYSVYKKLKNQGFDINTFGFKDPLWSLFFYELNKENPSFLNQIPQDKKIYGGCSIGRNGFCMEPDGTLYACRRLSEPIGNIKETSIRNFFISSEEMNKYREIHKIKACSDCEIISLCRGCRAVAWSENKNYFERDPQCWK; this is encoded by the coding sequence ATGGATCCAATTCAAGGTAGGAGATTCGAGAATGAATTTAATTTACAATGGCATATAACTAATAAATGTAATAATTCATGTAAACACTGTTATATAAATAAAAAATCAAGTAATCTTGATGAGCTTAGTTTAAGTGAATCTTTTAAAGTAATAGATGATTTAGTGCAATTTTCTGAACTTATTAATTTAATTCCAAGTATTTCTTTTACGGGTGGAGATCCTTTATTAAAAAAAGATATCAATAATTTATTGGCTTATGCCAATCAAAATAAAGTGAAGATAGTTATGTTAGGAAATGCTTCTTTATTAAATAAAAAAAATCTTGAAATGCTTAAAAAGAATAATGTTTCTAAATATCAATTAAGTTTCGATGGATTAAAGGATACGCATGATTTTATACGTGGAAAAGGTAGTTTTGATGAAAATTTAGAAGGAATTATTAAATTAAGAAGCCATGATATTCCAGTAATGATTATGAGTACAGTTTCTAAAATAAATTATTTAGATATACCTGAATTGATTGAATTTCTCGTCCCTAGAGATATTTTAGTTTTTGATTTTGCCAGATTAGTTCCTATTGGGCAGGGTAAGAGGATTAAAGAAGAATGTTTTAAACCATTCGAGTACAAAACTTTTTTATTACAAGTATATTCTGTTTATAAAAAGTTAAAGAATCAAGGTTTTGATATTAATACTTTCGGTTTTAAAGATCCTTTATGGAGTCTATTTTTTTATGAATTAAATAAAGAAAATCCTTCTTTTTTAAATCAAATTCCTCAAGATAAAAAGATTTATGGAGGATGTAGTATAGGTAGAAATGGATTTTGTATGGAACCTGATGGAACTTTGTATGCTTGTAGAAGACTTTCGGAACCAATAGGTAATATAAAAGAAACCTCTATAAGAAATTTTTTTATCTCTTCAGAAGAGATGAATAAATATAGAGAAATTCATAAAATCAAGGCTTGTTCAGATTGTGAAATTATTTCTTTATGTCGAGGATGTAGGGCTGTTGCCTGGTCTGAAAATAAAAATTATTTTGAGAGGGATCCACAATGTTGGAAATAA
- a CDS encoding histidine phosphatase family protein yields MKLLLTRHGEVKNDFSIINLDGNLTLTESGILQTKKLAEYLKLYKLNLIISSNLLRCKDTSKIIQDLINVPIVYNPLLNERNSGDFEGKSKDEINWEGLGDKIENLCPPNGESFLMVQERAKQFLNYIFNEISQNEIILIVSHEGFLKIFIGYLLGINIQDSIFKLKIHECSLTEIDFDKKYKCGFRINFFNDTHYLN; encoded by the coding sequence ATGAAACTACTTTTAACAAGGCATGGAGAAGTTAAAAATGATTTTTCTATAATAAATTTAGATGGCAATTTAACTTTAACTGAATCAGGAATTTTACAAACAAAAAAATTGGCTGAATATTTAAAGTTATACAAATTAAATTTAATTATTTCGAGTAATCTTTTGAGATGTAAAGATACTTCTAAAATAATCCAGGATTTAATTAATGTTCCAATAGTATATAATCCCTTGTTAAATGAACGAAATAGTGGTGATTTTGAAGGAAAATCTAAAGATGAAATAAATTGGGAAGGATTGGGAGATAAAATTGAAAATTTATGTCCTCCAAATGGGGAAAGCTTTTTAATGGTTCAAGAAAGAGCAAAACAATTTTTGAATTATATTTTTAATGAAATTAGTCAGAATGAAATTATTTTAATCGTTTCTCATGAAGGCTTTTTGAAGATATTTATAGGGTATTTACTTGGAATAAACATTCAGGATTCAATTTTTAAATTAAAAATACATGAGTGTTCTTTAACTGAAATAGATTTTGATAAAAAATATAAATGTGGTTTTAGAATAAATTTTTTTAATGATACGCATTATCTTAATTAA